The following proteins are co-located in the Manihot esculenta cultivar AM560-2 chromosome 9, M.esculenta_v8, whole genome shotgun sequence genome:
- the LOC110623131 gene encoding selT-like protein isoform X2 gives MDRSQLLLLGLPIFLFFSDIVNLFTVPPPPKPAPNDHSSIRSKPNQVHQQPPQFPAQKSSSASIGGVGGGVGNIGIGSTINIDFCSSCSYRGTAVTMKNMLETQFPGINVILANYPPPFPKRLLSKVVPVFQFGIIGVIMAGEQIFPRLGFAVPPPWYYSLRANRFGSIASTWLFGNFIQSFLQSSGAFEVYCNGELVRSFLFVIPHADFSLESKIFCPSLDVYCLLVWMS, from the exons ATGGATCGATCTCAACTTCTGCTCTTAGGTTTACCAATCTTTCTATTTTTCTCCGATATTGTTAATCTATTCACGGTGCCTCCACCGCCAAAACCCGCTCCGAATGATCACAGCAGCATCCGATCCAAGCCCAACCAAGTTCACCAACAACCCCCTCAATTTCCTGCTCAG AAATCATCATCCGCTTCTATCGGTGGAGTAGGTGGCGGCGTTGGTAATATTGGCATTGGCAGCACTATTAATATTGACTTCTGTTCTTCTTGTTCCTATAG AGGAACTGCTGTAACTATGAAAAACATGCTGGAAACACAATTTCCAGGGATTAATGTAATTTTGGCAAACTATC CTCCTCCATTTCCAAAGCGCTTACTGAGCAAAGTTGTTCCAGTTTTTCAATTTGGAATCATTGGAGTAATAATGGCAGGTGAACAAATTTTTCCAAGGTTAGGGTTTGCAGTTCCACCTCCTTGGTACTACTCTTTACGTGCAAACAGATTTGGAAGTATTGCTAGTACTTGGCTCTTTGGAAACTTCATCCAATCCTTCCTCCAGAGTTCTGGAGCTTTTGAAGTATATTGCAATGGTGAATTGGTAAGATCCTTTCTTTTTGTAATTCCTCATGCTGACTTTTCACTTGAGAGCAAAATCTTTTGCCCTTCACTAGATGTTTACTGTTTACTTGTTTGGATGAGTTAG
- the LOC110623131 gene encoding selT-like protein isoform X1: MDRSQLLLLGLPIFLFFSDIVNLFTVPPPPKPAPNDHSSIRSKPNQVHQQPPQFPAQKSSSASIGGVGGGVGNIGIGSTINIDFCSSCSYRGTAVTMKNMLETQFPGINVILANYPPPFPKRLLSKVVPVFQFGIIGVIMAGEQIFPRLGFAVPPPWYYSLRANRFGSIASTWLFGNFIQSFLQSSGAFEVYCNGELVRSFLFVIPHADFSLESKIFCPSLDVYCLLVWMS, translated from the exons ATGGATCGATCTCAACTTCTGCTCTTAGGTTTACCAATCTTTCTATTTTTCTCCGATATTGTTAATCTATTCACGGTGCCTCCACCGCCAAAACCCGCTCCGAATGATCACAGCAGCATCCGATCCAAGCCCAACCAAGTTCACCAACAACCCCCTCAATTTCCTGCTCAG AAATCATCATCCGCTTCTATCGGTGGAGTAGGTGGCGGCGTTGGTAATATTGGCATTGGCAGCACTATTAATATTGACTTCTGTTCTTCTTGTTCCTATAG AGGAACTGCTGTAACTATGAAAAACATGCTGGAAACACAATTTCCAGGGATTAATGTAATTTTGGCAAACTATCCTCCTCCATTTCCAAAGCGCTTACTGAGCAAAGTTGTTCCAGTTTTTCAATTTGGAATCATTGGAGTAATAATGGCAGGTGAACAAATTTTTCCAAGGTTAGGGTTTGCAGTTCCACCTCCTTGGTACTACTCTTTACGTGCAAACAGATTTGGAAGTATTGCTAGTACTTGGCTCTTTGGAAACTTCATCCAATCCTTCCTCCAGAGTTCTGGAGCTTTTGAAGTATATTGCAATGGTGAATTGGTAAGATCCTTTCTTTTTGTAATTCCTCATGCTGACTTTTCACTTGAGAGCAAAATCTTTTGCCCTTCACTAGATGTTTACTGTTTACTTGTTTGGATGAGTTAG
- the LOC110623131 gene encoding selT-like protein isoform X3 gives MDRSQLLLLGLPIFLFFSDIVNLFTVPPPPKPAPNDHSSIRSKPNQVHQQPPQFPAQKSSSASIGGVGGGVGNIGIGSTINIDFCSSCSYRGTAVTMKNMLETQFPGINVILANYPPFPKRLLTKVVPVFQFGIKV, from the exons ATGGATCGATCTCAACTTCTGCTCTTAGGTTTACCAATCTTTCTATTTTTCTCCGATATTGTTAATCTATTCACGGTGCCTCCACCGCCAAAACCCGCTCCGAATGATCACAGCAGCATCCGATCCAAGCCCAACCAAGTTCACCAACAACCCCCTCAATTTCCTGCTCAG AAATCATCATCCGCTTCTATCGGTGGAGTAGGTGGCGGCGTTGGTAATATTGGCATTGGCAGCACTATTAATATTGACTTCTGTTCTTCTTGTTCCTATAG AGGAACTGCTGTAACTATGAAAAACATGCTGGAAACACAATTTCCAGGGATTAATGTAATTTTGGCAAACTATCCTCCATTTCCAAAGCGCTTACTGACCAAAGTTGTTCCAGTTTTTCAATTTGGAATCAAAGTATGa